One genomic region from Rattus norvegicus strain BN/NHsdMcwi chromosome 10, GRCr8, whole genome shotgun sequence encodes:
- the Nmral1 gene encoding nmrA-like family domain-containing protein 1 isoform X1, translating into MADKKLVVVFGATGAQGGSVARTLLEDGTFRVRVVTRNPEQKAAKELKRQGAEVVRGDQDDAASMELALTGAYATFIVTNYWENCSQDQEVQQGKLLADLAKRLGLHYVVYSGLENIKKLTAGRLAAGHFDGKGEVEEYFRHIGVPMTSVRLPCYFENLLSYFLPQKAADGKSFLLDLPMGDVPMDGMSVSDLGPVVLSLLKKPEEYIGQNVGLSTCRHTAEEYAALLSKHTGKTVLHAKTTPEEYEKLGFQGAQDLANMFRFYALKPDRNIDLTLRLNPKAQTLDQWLEQHKGDFAHL; encoded by the exons ATGGCTGATAAGAAACTGGTGGTGGTTTTTGGAGCCACAG GTGCGCAAGGTGGCTCGGTGGCACGTACACTGCTGGAAGATGGGACATTCAGGGTTCGAGTGGTAACAAGGAACCCTGAGCAGAAAGCAGCGAAAGAGCTGAAGCGGCAGGGTGCCGAGGTAGTGCGAGGAGACCAGGACGATGCAGCTAGCATGGAGCTGGCCCTGACTGGAGCTTATGCCACCTTCATTGTGACCAATTACTGGGAGAATTGCAGCCAGGACCAAGAAGTGCAGCAG GGCAAGCTTCTAGCCGATCTAGCCAAACGCTTGGGCCTCCATTATGTAGTGTACAGTGGCCTGGAAAACATCAAGAAGCTGACGGCTGGGAGGCTGGCTGCAGGACACTTTGATGGCAAGGGGGAAGTGGAGGAATACTTCCGACACATCGGCGTTCCGATGACCAGCGTGCGACTGCCTTGCTATTTCGAGAACCTCCTTTCCTATTTCCTGCCCCAGAAGGCTGCAGATGGAAAGAGCTTCTTGCTGG ACTTGCCTATGGGTGATGTCCCCATGGATGGAATGTCTGTGAGTGACCTGGGCCCCGTGGTGCTCAGCTtgctgaagaagccagaagagtacATAGGGCAGAACGTCGGGCTCAGTACCTGCAGGCACACCGCAGAGGAATATGCAGCTTTGCTTAGCAAGCACACTGGCAAGACTGTGCTTCACGCCAAG ACAACTCCTGAAGAATACGAGAAGCTTGGTTTCCAGGGGGCTCAAGACTTGGCCAACATGTTCCGTTTCTATGCCCTGAAACCTGACCGGAACATTGATCTGACCCTGCGACTCAACCCCAAAGCCCAGACACTGGACCAGTGGCTGGAGCAGCACAAAGGGGACTTTGCACATTTGTGA
- the Nmral1 gene encoding nmrA-like family domain-containing protein 1 isoform X4, with amino-acid sequence MADKKLVVVFGATGAQGGSVARTLLEDGTFRVRVVTRNPEQKAAKELKRQGAEVVRGDQDDAASMELALTGAYATFIVTNYWENCSQDQEVQQGKLLADLAKRLGLHYVVYSGLENIKKLTAGRLAAGHFDGKGEVEEYFRHIGVPMTSVRLPCYFENLLSYFLPQKAADGKSFLLDNS; translated from the exons ATGGCTGATAAGAAACTGGTGGTGGTTTTTGGAGCCACAG GTGCGCAAGGTGGCTCGGTGGCACGTACACTGCTGGAAGATGGGACATTCAGGGTTCGAGTGGTAACAAGGAACCCTGAGCAGAAAGCAGCGAAAGAGCTGAAGCGGCAGGGTGCCGAGGTAGTGCGAGGAGACCAGGACGATGCAGCTAGCATGGAGCTGGCCCTGACTGGAGCTTATGCCACCTTCATTGTGACCAATTACTGGGAGAATTGCAGCCAGGACCAAGAAGTGCAGCAG GGCAAGCTTCTAGCCGATCTAGCCAAACGCTTGGGCCTCCATTATGTAGTGTACAGTGGCCTGGAAAACATCAAGAAGCTGACGGCTGGGAGGCTGGCTGCAGGACACTTTGATGGCAAGGGGGAAGTGGAGGAATACTTCCGACACATCGGCGTTCCGATGACCAGCGTGCGACTGCCTTGCTATTTCGAGAACCTCCTTTCCTATTTCCTGCCCCAGAAGGCTGCAGATGGAAAGAGCTTCTTGCTGG ACAACTCCTGA
- the Nmral1 gene encoding nmrA-like family domain-containing protein 1 isoform X3 translates to MADKKLVVVFGATGAQGGSVARTLLEDGTFRVRVVTRNPEQKAAKELKRQGAEVVRGDQDDAASMELALTGAYATFIVTNYWENCSQDQEVQQGKLLADLAKRLGLHYVVYSGLENIKKLTAGRLAAGHFDGKGEVEEYFRHIGVPMTSVRLPCYFENLLSYFLPQKAADGKSFLLENWLLGKPLCSHRLAYG, encoded by the exons ATGGCTGATAAGAAACTGGTGGTGGTTTTTGGAGCCACAG GTGCGCAAGGTGGCTCGGTGGCACGTACACTGCTGGAAGATGGGACATTCAGGGTTCGAGTGGTAACAAGGAACCCTGAGCAGAAAGCAGCGAAAGAGCTGAAGCGGCAGGGTGCCGAGGTAGTGCGAGGAGACCAGGACGATGCAGCTAGCATGGAGCTGGCCCTGACTGGAGCTTATGCCACCTTCATTGTGACCAATTACTGGGAGAATTGCAGCCAGGACCAAGAAGTGCAGCAG GGCAAGCTTCTAGCCGATCTAGCCAAACGCTTGGGCCTCCATTATGTAGTGTACAGTGGCCTGGAAAACATCAAGAAGCTGACGGCTGGGAGGCTGGCTGCAGGACACTTTGATGGCAAGGGGGAAGTGGAGGAATACTTCCGACACATCGGCGTTCCGATGACCAGCGTGCGACTGCCTTGCTATTTCGAGAACCTCCTTTCCTATTTCCTGCCCCAGAAGGCTGCAGATGGAAAGAGCTTCTTGCTGG AGAACTGGCTGCTGGGAAAACCTCTCTGTTCTCATAGACTTGCCTATGGGTGA
- the Nmral1 gene encoding nmrA-like family domain-containing protein 1, which translates to MADKKLVVVFGATGAQGGSVARTLLEDGTFRVRVVTRNPEQKAAKELKRQGAEVVRGDQDDAASMELALTGAYATFIVTNYWENCSQDQEVQQFHQWDQGKLLADLAKRLGLHYVVYSGLENIKKLTAGRLAAGHFDGKGEVEEYFRHIGVPMTSVRLPCYFENLLSYFLPQKAADGKSFLLDLPMGDVPMDGMSVSDLGPVVLSLLKKPEEYIGQNVGLSTCRHTAEEYAALLSKHTGKTVLHAKTTPEEYEKLGFQGAQDLANMFRFYALKPDRNIDLTLRLNPKAQTLDQWLEQHKGDFAHL; encoded by the exons ATGGCTGATAAGAAACTGGTGGTGGTTTTTGGAGCCACAG GTGCGCAAGGTGGCTCGGTGGCACGTACACTGCTGGAAGATGGGACATTCAGGGTTCGAGTGGTAACAAGGAACCCTGAGCAGAAAGCAGCGAAAGAGCTGAAGCGGCAGGGTGCCGAGGTAGTGCGAGGAGACCAGGACGATGCAGCTAGCATGGAGCTGGCCCTGACTGGAGCTTATGCCACCTTCATTGTGACCAATTACTGGGAGAATTGCAGCCAGGACCAAGAAGTGCAGCAG ttccaccagtgggaccaa GGCAAGCTTCTAGCCGATCTAGCCAAACGCTTGGGCCTCCATTATGTAGTGTACAGTGGCCTGGAAAACATCAAGAAGCTGACGGCTGGGAGGCTGGCTGCAGGACACTTTGATGGCAAGGGGGAAGTGGAGGAATACTTCCGACACATCGGCGTTCCGATGACCAGCGTGCGACTGCCTTGCTATTTCGAGAACCTCCTTTCCTATTTCCTGCCCCAGAAGGCTGCAGATGGAAAGAGCTTCTTGCTGG ACTTGCCTATGGGTGATGTCCCCATGGATGGAATGTCTGTGAGTGACCTGGGCCCCGTGGTGCTCAGCTtgctgaagaagccagaagagtacATAGGGCAGAACGTCGGGCTCAGTACCTGCAGGCACACCGCAGAGGAATATGCAGCTTTGCTTAGCAAGCACACTGGCAAGACTGTGCTTCACGCCAAG ACAACTCCTGAAGAATACGAGAAGCTTGGTTTCCAGGGGGCTCAAGACTTGGCCAACATGTTCCGTTTCTATGCCCTGAAACCTGACCGGAACATTGATCTGACCCTGCGACTCAACCCCAAAGCCCAGACACTGGACCAGTGGCTGGAGCAGCACAAAGGGGACTTTGCACATTTGTGA
- the Nmral1 gene encoding nmrA-like family domain-containing protein 1 isoform X2, producing MELALTGAYATFIVTNYWENCSQDQEVQQGKLLADLAKRLGLHYVVYSGLENIKKLTAGRLAAGHFDGKGEVEEYFRHIGVPMTSVRLPCYFENLLSYFLPQKAADGKSFLLDLPMGDVPMDGMSVSDLGPVVLSLLKKPEEYIGQNVGLSTCRHTAEEYAALLSKHTGKTVLHAKTTPEEYEKLGFQGAQDLANMFRFYALKPDRNIDLTLRLNPKAQTLDQWLEQHKGDFAHL from the exons ATGGAGCTGGCCCTGACTGGAGCTTATGCCACCTTCATTGTGACCAATTACTGGGAGAATTGCAGCCAGGACCAAGAAGTGCAGCAG GGCAAGCTTCTAGCCGATCTAGCCAAACGCTTGGGCCTCCATTATGTAGTGTACAGTGGCCTGGAAAACATCAAGAAGCTGACGGCTGGGAGGCTGGCTGCAGGACACTTTGATGGCAAGGGGGAAGTGGAGGAATACTTCCGACACATCGGCGTTCCGATGACCAGCGTGCGACTGCCTTGCTATTTCGAGAACCTCCTTTCCTATTTCCTGCCCCAGAAGGCTGCAGATGGAAAGAGCTTCTTGCTGG ACTTGCCTATGGGTGATGTCCCCATGGATGGAATGTCTGTGAGTGACCTGGGCCCCGTGGTGCTCAGCTtgctgaagaagccagaagagtacATAGGGCAGAACGTCGGGCTCAGTACCTGCAGGCACACCGCAGAGGAATATGCAGCTTTGCTTAGCAAGCACACTGGCAAGACTGTGCTTCACGCCAAG ACAACTCCTGAAGAATACGAGAAGCTTGGTTTCCAGGGGGCTCAAGACTTGGCCAACATGTTCCGTTTCTATGCCCTGAAACCTGACCGGAACATTGATCTGACCCTGCGACTCAACCCCAAAGCCCAGACACTGGACCAGTGGCTGGAGCAGCACAAAGGGGACTTTGCACATTTGTGA